A portion of the Manihot esculenta cultivar AM560-2 chromosome 2, M.esculenta_v8, whole genome shotgun sequence genome contains these proteins:
- the LOC110608709 gene encoding L-type lectin-domain containing receptor kinase SIT2: MLLTVKLLYILLCSSVFLKYLALADQEVNQFIYHGFNEANLHLNGIAKILPNGLLQLTNISFEQIGHAFFPLPIKFSKNASTNSQSFSFSTSFVFAIVPQVPDLGGHGFAFTISPSAEFTGAWAVGYLGLFNSTNNGLSSNHVFAVELDTIWTPEFNDINSNHVGIDVNGLISNVSAPVAYFPDKERENMSLELRSGNPMQVWIDYDDMEQLLNVTVAPLTSKKPQRPLLSTAIDLSPVFMDSMYVGFSSSTGAVASYHYILGWSFNRSGPAQSLDLSKLPSLPPKRESSKKLDLRIMVPSVTASIVLIIASGAVYRRKRFEELHEDWEQEYGPQRFSYKDLYKATRGFKDKELLGLGGFGRVYKGVLPSSNTQVAVKKVSHDSQQGIKEFVSEIVSMGRLRHRNLVQLLGYCRRKGELLLVYDYMPNGSLDKFLFQNDTPDLNWIRRYQILRGVASAMLYLHEEWEQVVLHRDVKASNVMLDAELNGRLGDFGLAKFYDHGSIPQTTRVVGTVGYLAPEVSRTGRVTTSSDVFAFGILMLEVACGRRPIEPERPPQEALLLDWVLECWKRGAILETSDPRLEGRYMAEEMEMILKLGLLCTHVTPAARPIMRQVMQYLDKNAPLPDILLDGPGIGLVTVSQEAAGDFYSSSPASNDYSVLSITTSILSYGR; encoded by the coding sequence ATGTTGTTAACGGTCAAATTGCTGTATATTCTGCTATGCAGTTCTGTTTTCTTGAAGTATTTGGCCTTAGCTGATCAAGAGGTAAATCAGTTCATCTACCATGGCTTCAATGAAGCCAACCTGCATCTTAATGGGATTGCCAAAATCCTCCCCAATGGTCTATTACAGTTGACAAACATTTCATTCGAACAAATTGGCCACGCTTTCTTTCCACTCCCTATCAAATTCAGTAAAAATGCATCCACCAATTCTCAGTCTTTCTCATTTTCTACCAGTTTTGTTTTTGCTATTGTTCCTCAGGTGCCTGATCTCGGTGGCCATGGCTTTGCCTTCACAATTTCTCCATCTGCTGAGTTCACAGGGGCGTGGGCAGTAGGGTACCTAGGACTTTTTAATTCAACAAACAACGGCTTGTCCTCAAACCATGTCTTTGCTGTTGAGCTTGATACTATATGGACTCCTGAATTTAATGACATCAACAGCAACCATGTTGGAATTGATGTAAATGGCTTGATTTCCAATGTATCAGCACCAGTGGCCTACTTTCCTGATAAGGAAAGGGAAAATATGAGCTTAGAGCTCAGAAGTGGAAATCCAATGCAGGTTTGGATAGATTACGATGATATGGAGCAGCTTCTCAACGTAACAGTAGCTCCTCTAACAAGCAAGAAACCGCAAAGGCCTCTATTGTCAACAGCTATTGATCTTTCTCCAGTCTTCATGGATTCTATGTATGTTGGCTTTTCTTCCTCTACTGGAGCAGTGGCAAGCTACCATTATATTCTTGGATGGAGCTTCAACAGAAGTGGACCAGCTCAAAGTCTTGATTTATCTAAGCTTCCTTCACTTCCACCTAAAAGAGAATCAAGTAAGAAACTTGATTTAAGAATTATGGTCCCATCAGTAACAGCAAGTATTGTGCTGATAATAGCATCTGGAGCTGTTTATAGGAGGAAGAGATTTGAAGAATTGCACGAAGATTGGGAACAGGAATATGGTCCTCAAAGATTCTCTTACAAGGATCTCTACAAAGCAACAAGAGGATTCAAAGATAAAGAGCTGCTGGGATTAGGAGGTTTTGGAAGGGTTTACAAAGGTGTATTGCCTTCTTCCAATACACAAGTTGCGGTTAAGAAAGTCTCACATGATTCCCAACAAGGAATTAAGGAATTTGTTTCTGAGATTGTCAGCATGGGGAGGCTAAGGCATAGGAACCTGGTGCAGCTCCTAGGCTATTGCCGTCGAAAGGGAGAGCTGCTCTTGGTATATGATTATATGCCTAATGGAAGCCTTGACAAATTCCTATTTCAAAACGACACACCAGATTTGAATTGGATTCGCCGATATCAAATCCTGAGAGGAGTTGCATCTGCCATGCTTTACCTCCATGAAGAGTGGGAACAAGTCGTTCTGCACAGAGATGTTAAAGCTAGTAACGTTATGCTAGATGCTGAACTTAATGGACGGTTAGGAGATTTTGGGCTAGCTAAGTTCTATGATCATGGATCAATTCCTCAAACAACCCGTGTGGTTGGAACTGTGGGATACCTTGCACCAGAGGTTTCAAGAACAGGAAGGGTCACTACCAGCAGTGATGTTTTTGCCTTTGGAATCTTAATGCTTGAAGTGGCTTGTGGAAGAAGGCCTATAGAGCCAGAAAGACCACCTCAGGAGGCGCTTTTGTTAGACTGGGTTCTTGAATGCTGGAAAAGAGGGGCCATTCTGGAGACGAGTGATCCTAGACTGGAAGGTAGGTATATGGCAGAAGAAATGGAAATGATTTTGAAGCTAGGCTTGCTTTGTACTCACGTTACACCAGCAGCAAGGCCTATCATGAGACAAGTCATGCAATATCTGGATAAAAATGCTCCCTTACCAGATATACTATTGGATGGTCCTGGCATAGGCTTGGTCACAGTTAGCCAAGAAGCCGCTGGAGATTTCTATTCGTCCTCCCCTGCATCTAATGATTATTCTGTGTTGTCTATTACCACCTCCATCCTTAGCTACGGTCGCTGA